The DNA window GGTGCCGCTGGAGGGCTGCAATGGACATGACCCTGTGATGGGCGTTTTGGAGGTGCCCGCGCGCTTCCTCGGACTGAACCCGACGCGCACTCTGCATGAGAACACTTGCAATGATCTGGAGACTGTTGGCCACCCGATGCTGGACTTCCTGCAGAAGAATTGCCTTTTCGCGAACCAGATCATCCTTCAGACGGGTTTCAGCGCGCGCATTGGTTACATCAGTCACCGCCAGCAGAAGGCGAATATGATCTTTGTCTCCATCATCGAGCGTGCGAGCGTTGACGACCAAACTCCGTGTTTTGTGGTTTTGCCGTTTCAGGTCGATTTCGTAGGCTTCGATCTGCGCGCTTCCTGAAGCCGTGGCTCTCAGCAGTGAGGTAAGCTTGGGCATTGCCCATTCGCCGTCGCCGAGTTCACTCAATCCCTTGCCAGAAACCGTCGCTGGGTCGATCTCGAAAGTCTGGCAAAATGATGCGCTCGCTGCGATAACCTTTTGGTCTTCGGACAGGAAAAGCAGCGGTTCGTTTGATGAGACGACGATGGCAAGCGTGCTAGCCGCCTCGAAACGAACAGTCTGGGTCATTGACATGGAAAGGGTCCTTGAGAGCTGAAGACTCGCAGAGCGAGCCATCACTCAACGGAACCGCCGTCAAATGCAGCCGATTGGCTGATGCTCTGAGTAATCATATCACGCGCTGTCTGGATCGGCTCTACACTTTGTTGGGATGACCGGCCGATGAATTGCGAATCCTCTAATTGTCCATAGATAATAGGTTGTATTCTAAAATAGAATAGGAGTATTTTTTTCCAATTTCATAGCAATTTAATTACGGACCATGAATCCTAATCAAAGAAGCCTCCCCGCAACCTTCCGGTTTGATATGATAATTTCTTGCGCAGCAGTCCCTGCCCCGTCACTGACGGTGTATTTGAGCTGCACGCTCTGAAGGTGGAAGGCACCGAACCACTCCCGCACCTCCGGCCGATCGTTGATCGAAAGGACGAAGGCGCCCTTGATGCCGGCGAGGATGTCCGCCATGCGGGAGAAGTCCTCCGGCGCTAAGGTCCTGGCGACTTTCATGGAGCAACACGCCGGCAAACTGGCCAACTCGCCGGACGTCCACATCGCCGAGATTTACGAACCGAAGTAGCCGGCAGGCAGAAGAAGTGGCCGCCAACGCGATGGCCGTCTCTCCATCGCCAATGATGTCGATAGACGGCCGCCGTTTCTTAACCCTGCCCCCGTCCATGGGAGTGTGCCGAGGACCGATTTACATGCATGGCTGCTCATTATTTGGCGCATAGCACCCAGCTTGACGCATGCGCAAACACGAGTCGAATTGTGACGTAAATTGCACCGAATCGCCACATTTCGCCTTATTTTCCGAGGGTTACAATGACCGGAGGAAAATTTATTCAAGACCGCTTTTGCGCATGATTCCCGCCACTTGCGGATATCTCGTTTACGCTTGATTAACCATTACGCAATTGGTTGAATTTTCGCCACAAATATCAGTGATATGTCTCTCCGCAGGCCAAAAAATGCAGCGGAAAACAGCCCTTTTTCGGCCAAACGTTAATGGACCGGAATCGGCCCATAATTTGCTTGAAAGTTCGGAACTTCTCCTAGGCTGCCGCTTTATTCCCGCATGAAGGCCTGTTGTCGGAACCTCGCGTTTCGATCGCAGGCGGAAACGGCGGGAAAAAACGGGCACCCCGAAGGCGGAAGTGTGCGTTTTGGCCTTGCACGCGAAACCTCGCTGCTAGGGAGTGAAGTCTCATGGTGTATTTCATCCGAGAGAGGCTTTTGCCGAAGAGCGTCAGTGTCGTCTTCGCTGGACTGCTCTTTTTGCTGATTTGGGCGGCTCTCGTCATCGTGATGTCGGTGTCGACTCTGGCGCTTTATGCGTTGTCCGAGCACCCGGTGTTCATGTCCATCAACCAGAATGCCGGTCTGATCGCTGCCGCGATCGGAGCGTCCGGTTTCGCCATAGCGGCCTTCGCGCGCGACTGACGCGCGGCGTCCTTCCGGACGGGCCGCAAAATCCCCTCGCATCGTCTCGCCCTGCCGGCGCGGTGAACCGCACGGGCATCACGGTCGCGTGCCTTGGATCTGTCCCTGCGACCTCCATCCTGGAGTCGCACCGGACGCCGATTCCGGCAGCGGCACCGCTTTCAGCGTGTGCGGCCGGTCAGTGCAGCGAAAGCCACTCGCGCGCCTGGCGCTGGGCCTCGGCAACGTCGGACGGCGACATCTCGGCCGAGATTTCCTTGCGATAGGCGGCCGCATCCTTGTTGCCCCGGAAGGCGGCAAGGTTGAACCACTTGTGCGCGGCGACGAAATCCACGTCGACCGAGCGGCCGATCATGTACATCATCCCCATTTCATAGAAGATGTCGGCGGAGGCCGCCTGGCCATCCATGACGAATTCCGGGTTGTTCAGTTCCAAACGAGCCATGACGCAACTCCTGTCCAGTTATTTGCCAAATTTCTTTCGGCCATCAGGCTTATCGCCTTTCGATGACTGGATTTTGCGACGAGCCGCTGAATCGGTCGTTAAATGACGAGATTAATTTACTTCAAACAAACTTCAAATGATCCGTAAATTTTACTTGTCGTTGACTCTGGATATCGCGGAATTTCGCGAAATTGGCGTCAAATTATCGGAAGTTTTGTGAGGTTGCCGGAAAGAACTTGTTCACCACGATAATGCGTTCACACAGCGGACCCCCGCAACACAGGCAGCGATCGGCGACTGGAGGCTGGAGACTGGAGGCCCCCTCACGTCCGGTGTCACGGCCCCTGCTCCGGCCGCTGCCCCGCCCGCGAGCGCACACGGGAATGCGTTGAGCCCTGCCCCGATGGCGACCTGTATAAAGGAGACGGCAGAAGACCGCGCCTGTACGAATTCTTTAAGGGAAGTCCTGTAGTCATCGACACATGATGAAGAAAAGTTTGGTTTCTTGGGGTGATTCAGAGTCGCGCAGTCGCCGCGACAAATGGATCATCGCGATTACAGGCATCCTGGTCTGGATACTCGCGCACAAGTTCAATTTACACGAGTATCTGGACAATTTTCTTGCCGGGCACGAACGCTGGCAACTGGATGAAGCGATGCTTGCCATCCTGCTCACCGGCGTGGGCGGCTTCGTCTACGGGTGGCGCCGTATTCAGGATCTGCGCAAGGAAATCGTGCGCCGTGACGCGGCCGAGATGCAGGCAAACTATCTGGCCAATCATGATGCCCTGACCGGGCTGTTCAATCGCCGCTACATGGAAAGGGTCAAGCAGGCCGACGATCCGCCGTTGCACGCCCATCCCGCGATTTTTTCCATCGATCTCGACGGCTTCAAGAGGATCAACGACCTCATGGGCCACCACGGCGGCGATGAGCTGCTGCGCGTCGTTGCCGAGCGTTTGCGCAACAGGCTGCCGCAGGCGACGATTGCCCGCATGGGAGGCGACGAATTCCTGATCGCCGCCGAGAGCGATGGCGACGACGCCGCCCTGACGATGGGACGCGACATCGTCGCCGCGATCTGTGAGCCGATCGCCCTGGACAAGACGATGTGCTCGGTTGGCGCATCGGTCGGCGTTTCCACCAAGGCCAGCAAGGACGGCTCGCTCGGCGAGGCGGAGCGACAGGCCGATGTGGCCATGTATGTCGCCAAACGCAACGGACCCAACAACGTCTGTCTCTACGACCCCTCCATGAATTCGGTGCTCGACGAGAAGATCAGGATCGAGCGGGATTTGCGGTCGGCCATCGCTGCAAACGAGATCACGCCGCACTACCAGCCTCTCATCAGGCTGGAAACCGGCGAGATCATCGGCTTCGAGGCATTGGCCCGCTGGCCCAGGGCCGACGGCACCGTCATGCAGCCGGCGTCCTTCATCGGAGTTGCCGAGGAGGCAGGCCTGATCACCGACCTCTTCAGCAATCTGCTGGAAAAGGCATGCCGGGACGCAGTCGAGTGGCCCGCCGGGTTCCTGCTGTCCTTCAATCTCTCGGCCTCCCAGCTGACCGATCGTCTGCTCGGGCTGCGCATCGTCCAGATTCTCGGCAAGACAGGCTTCCCGGCAAGTCGTCTCGAAATCGAACTGACCGAGAGCGTCGTCGTGCGCGAGATGGACGCGGCGCTCGCCATCATGACCGACCTGCGAAACGCGGGCGTGCGCATTGCCATCGACGATTTCGGCACCGGCTTTTCAAGCCTCTCGCAGATCGCCAAGATCCCCTTCGACAAGATCAAGATCGACCGCAGCTTCATCTCGGCCTTCGGCGACGACGACCGGCAGATGAAGATCATCAAGCTCATCGTCGGTCTCGGCCATGGCCTCGGCGTCACGACCCTCGCCGAGGGGATCGAAAATGAAGGGCAGCTTGAGATCCTGAACCGCCTCGGCTGCGAATACGGCCAGGGGTTCCTCTTCGCCAAGGCGATGCCATCAGAAGAGATCGCCGAGTTCCTGAGAACGCACGAACCGGCGAGCATCGCCACCGGAACGACGGCGCGCTAGAGAAAATCCAGGAAAAGCATGCCCTCGCGAAGGCGAGGGTGGGAACCGGATTGCTGCCCGAATTTGCGTGAAAACAAAGATATAGAGTATTTCCGCGACTCAATTTCTGAACGGAAATGCTCTGGCGTCATGCGTTCGTTTTCGTCCTCGACGCGCGCAGCCAGTCCGTGAGTGTCGAGTTGAATTCCGCTTCCGGGATGACCGCATATTTCCGGGCGCGATCGGCAAGATTCTTGTCGATGCCAGCTTCCGCCAGCGTTGCGCCGCGTTTGAAAAATGAGTTTCTTCTACCCATTGTCTTGCTGCGCTGACATTTCCGACAGGTGCCTTAACAGAAGGGCTTCCTGCATCGCGTGGAACCGGCATCATCTCGCCGAGGCAATCTTCAACACGCCTTGCGGACCAAAGCCAGCGGCGCCTTTTCCGCGTGATGGGAGCTGACGCCCAATCAATATGTGCTTCTCTCAAGTCTATTCAGCGATAGAGTTTGCATCATCTGGATGATTGCTCTTAGTGACCCACTGCTTTTGTCACAAAAAGGAACGTTCTTATACGCTCTACTCGTCCCTGGATTCAGACTCTCCACATCCCAAGCATCGCATAAAAGTGCATATTCAAATTAAGGCTCTCGACGTGAGCCTGCGCAATGATGCCATGTGCCAGATGCGCGAACTGGGAATCCAAGACATAATGAATAAGTGTATTCGAAAAATCGGCCAAAACATAAAAGATGTTTTTAGTCTCGGTCCGTCATTTCTGAAATATTATTTATCCGCATTTTCGAGAAACGGGGTCTATAAAGTCTCGATCAAAAATTTCGGTGATATGTATATCCGCCATGACAACAGCGACATAGATGTCATTCGTCAAGTTTTCAGGTATCGCGAATACGATATCAAACGACCGCAATTTCTTCGCAGAAGAATTGAAGAAAAATACAAGTCCATAGTAGATTCTGGCGGGACTCCAATTATTGTTGATGCCGGCGCCAATATCGGAGCTTCAAGTGTCTGGTTTGCAAAAACCTATCCCGAAGCAGTGATTGTTGCAATTGAACCTGATCCGGAAAACGCAAAACTGCTTAGAATCAATACTGAACGTTTCCCAAACTGCAAAGTATTGGAAGCCGCGATCGGCGCAGAATCTGGCTTTGTATCCCTGATAGAAAACAAACTCGGGTGGGCCGTACAGACGGAGCGCTCAGAGACTGGGATAAAAATCGTGACCATGAACGATGCGTTTGAAGCATCTGGGGCGGATACGCCCTTCATGGTCAAGATCGACATCGAAGGATTTGAGAAAGATCTGTTTCAATCCAACCTGGATTGGCTCAATTCAATTTATATACTGATTGTGGAGCCGCATGATTGGATGCTCCCGGGACAATTGAGCTCCAGCACCCTTCAAAAAGCAATCGCAGCCCATGACTTTGAACTATTCTTGGTCGGTGAAAACATTGTTTATGTCAAAGTGTAAGTCGCAAGAATGATTTTCATAATGCCGACTTCGCCAATTGACATCCAGTTCAGACGATCAATGCTGCATTGTCAAAATCAAACCTGAAGCGACGTATAGTGCTTCAGTAAAACATTGCCCATCGTTCTGCCCTGCCCATCAAACTTTTGACGGCATCGGGCACCAGTCCCGACACCGCACGTCCTGATGCAATGCGCGTTCAATCGCATGACCGAGGCGACCGTTCGACCTCCAGTCGCTGATGCAGTGGCCTGCGTGTTACCCCGAGAGTGACCCAAACGCAGAAGCCTGCCGATAAGCTCCCGAAATCTTGCTCGCAAAAACAAAAAGCCCCGGTTTCCCGAGGCTTTGTGAATGGTGGGCACTGTAGGGATCGAACCTACGACCCGCTGATTAAGAGTCAGCTGCTCTACCAACTGAGCTAAGTGCCCGCCCGCAGGGAGAAGCGTTTGAAGCGCGTTCCCTCGTGCGATGGGGGGCTTATAGTCGGCGGCTTTCCCCTCCGCAACCCCTTTCATGACGTTTTTTCGACTTTTGCAGCAGGCTGTTGGCGGACTGGCGGAAGACTGCGGTTTTCCTGAAGGATCTGGCCTGCTGTCGCGGTCCGCGGCCGCGGACCATCCGCGTTGCCTGTGCCTCCCCTGCCCCACACATGCAAAAGGCGCCACGCGGGCGCCTTTCACTCTCGTCCCCTGGCTCCGCCGGCTTCAGCCGACCGTCGCCATCGTCTTCTGGCGGCCGAGCGCCTGGCGGTTCAGCAGCTTGTTGATCGCCGAGACATAGGCGCGCGCCGAGGCGGCCATCGTGTCCGTGTCGGCGGCCTTGGCCGTCACCATGCGGCCGTTGTCCTCAAGCCGCACGGAAACCTCCGCCTGCGCGTCGGTCCCTTCCGTGACCGCGCTCACCTGATAGAGCCTCAGCACGGCGTCGTGGGGCACGATCGCGCGGATAGCCTTGAAGGTGGCGTCCACCGGGCCGTCGCCGGTCTCCTCGCGGGTGATGTGCTGGCCGTTGACGTCGAGCGTCACGATGGCCTTCTGCGGCCCGCCGGTGCCGGCGATGACGGTCAGCGACAGCATCTTGATGGCCTCGCTGCCGGTTGCCATCTCGTCGGAGACGAGTGCCTCGATATCCTCGTCGTAGACGTGCTTCTTGCGGTCGGCCAGATCCTTGAAGCGGCGGAAGGCCTCCTGGAAGGCGTTGTCGCCCAACTCGTAGCCGAGGTCCGCCAGCTTCTCCTTGAAGGCGTGGCGGCCGGAATGCTTGCCCATGACCAGCGAGGTTGCCTTCACGCCGACATCCTCGGGACGCATGATCTCGTAGGTCTCGGAGTTCTTCAGCATGCCGTCCTGGTGGATGCCGCTCTCATGCGCGAAGGCGTTCTTGCCGACGATGGCCTTGTTGTACTGGACATCGAAGGACGAGACCGCCGCGACCAGCTTGGACGCGCGGGTGAGATACACCGGATCGACGCCGCAGGTGTAGGGCAGCACGTCGTGGCGGGTCCGGAGCGCCATAACGACCTCTTCCAGCGCCGCATTGCCCGCGCGCTCACCCAAGCCGTTGATCGTGCACTCGATCTGCCGCGCGCCGCCGGCAACGCCCGCCAGCGAGTTGGCGACCGCCAGCCCCAGGTCGTCATGACAGTGGACGGAGAAGACCGCCTTGTCCGCGTTCGGCACGCGGGCGCGGATTTCCTCGAACATCTTGCGGTATTCCTCCGGCACCGAATAGCCGACGGTGTCCGGCAGGTTGATCGTCGTCGCGCCGCAGGAGATCGCGGCCTCCACGCAGCGGCAGAGATAGTCGATCGGCGTGCGCGTGGCGTCCATCGCCGACCATTCCACATCGTCGATCAGGTTGCGCGCGCGGGTGACGGTGGCGTTGATGATCTCCAGCACCTCCTCCTGCGTCTTGTTCATCTGGAACTGCAGGTGGATCGGCGAGGTGGAGACGAAGGTGTGAATGCGGCCGCGTTTGGCATGACGTACTGCCTCGCCCGCCCGGTCGATGTCGGCCGGGATGGCGCGGGCGAGACCGGCAATCACCGAATTTTCGGTGACCTTGGCAATCTCGCAGACGGCCTCAAAGTCGCCGTTCGAGGCGATCGGGAAGCCGGCCTCAATGATGTCGACGCCCATGGCGTCGAGGATTTCGGCGACCTGCAGCTTCTCGTCCAGCGTCATCGACGCGCCGGGAGACTGTTCGCCGTCGCGCAGCGTCGTATCGAAAATGACGACGCGGTCCTTGTCGCTGGGCTGGTGGGTCGTGGTCATGGACTGTCCTCTTGCATCTTGCCGGTGCCGGGCGATCGCGGCCTCAAGGTGTCATCGATCGCAGCCAAGGGCACCGCTATTCATTGAATCGTGAGCGGTTCTGCCGATGGTCTTCTCCCCTGAGTGCCTGCCCATGCGTGGGCCAGCCGGCGCTCAGGGGCCGGTAAGGAGGAGGCTGAGGGCAAGGCAAAGGGTCCGCGCGGAGCTGTGCTGCGCGGTCAACGCGGTCGGCCATGTCGTGCGGCACGTGTGCGTCAACGGAGGGATCCCGTCCTTAAAGACCTTTGATGGAGCAAGTGGATACTCTCTGGCGCCAAGGTCTGGCAAGAGAAAATTGCGGTCCGGCCGCCAGTTTGGCCGCTTGCGGGCATGAAGAGAGGCCCTCAGGCGGGCTCGCGCACGCGGCTTGCGGCAAAATCCCGCCAGGCCCGCGCCTCGCGGCGAAAGCGCGACGGCGTGCCCTTCACCCGGCGGTTCATGT is part of the Hartmannibacter diazotrophicus genome and encodes:
- a CDS encoding putative bifunctional diguanylate cyclase/phosphodiesterase, whose protein sequence is MLAILLTGVGGFVYGWRRIQDLRKEIVRRDAAEMQANYLANHDALTGLFNRRYMERVKQADDPPLHAHPAIFSIDLDGFKRINDLMGHHGGDELLRVVAERLRNRLPQATIARMGGDEFLIAAESDGDDAALTMGRDIVAAICEPIALDKTMCSVGASVGVSTKASKDGSLGEAERQADVAMYVAKRNGPNNVCLYDPSMNSVLDEKIRIERDLRSAIAANEITPHYQPLIRLETGEIIGFEALARWPRADGTVMQPASFIGVAEEAGLITDLFSNLLEKACRDAVEWPAGFLLSFNLSASQLTDRLLGLRIVQILGKTGFPASRLEIELTESVVVREMDAALAIMTDLRNAGVRIAIDDFGTGFSSLSQIAKIPFDKIKIDRSFISAFGDDDRQMKIIKLIVGLGHGLGVTTLAEGIENEGQLEILNRLGCEYGQGFLFAKAMPSEEIAEFLRTHEPASIATGTTAR
- a CDS encoding sensor histidine kinase; translated protein: MSMTQTVRFEAASTLAIVVSSNEPLLFLSEDQKVIAASASFCQTFEIDPATVSGKGLSELGDGEWAMPKLTSLLRATASGSAQIEAYEIDLKRQNHKTRSLVVNARTLDDGDKDHIRLLLAVTDVTNARAETRLKDDLVREKAILLQEVQHRVANSLQIIASVLMQSARRVQSEEARGHLQNAHHRVMSIAALQRHLSMASGGTVELRSYFTQLSQSLGASMISDPERLSISVTVDDSTVDADISVSLGLIVTELVINALKHAFPDEQAGTIAINYGSAGKDWTLSVTDDGIGMPVGDDAPKAGLGTGIVEALAKNLQGEIQLSDTDPGTAVTISHQESTGLRPDLPETA
- a CDS encoding FkbM family methyltransferase, with product MSLRNDAMCQMRELGIQDIMNKCIRKIGQNIKDVFSLGPSFLKYYLSAFSRNGVYKVSIKNFGDMYIRHDNSDIDVIRQVFRYREYDIKRPQFLRRRIEEKYKSIVDSGGTPIIVDAGANIGASSVWFAKTYPEAVIVAIEPDPENAKLLRINTERFPNCKVLEAAIGAESGFVSLIENKLGWAVQTERSETGIKIVTMNDAFEASGADTPFMVKIDIEGFEKDLFQSNLDWLNSIYILIVEPHDWMLPGQLSSSTLQKAIAAHDFELFLVGENIVYVKV
- a CDS encoding sel1 repeat family protein, yielding MARLELNNPEFVMDGQAASADIFYEMGMMYMIGRSVDVDFVAAHKWFNLAAFRGNKDAAAYRKEISAEMSPSDVAEAQRQAREWLSLH
- a CDS encoding 2-isopropylmalate synthase; translation: MTTTHQPSDKDRVVIFDTTLRDGEQSPGASMTLDEKLQVAEILDAMGVDIIEAGFPIASNGDFEAVCEIAKVTENSVIAGLARAIPADIDRAGEAVRHAKRGRIHTFVSTSPIHLQFQMNKTQEEVLEIINATVTRARNLIDDVEWSAMDATRTPIDYLCRCVEAAISCGATTINLPDTVGYSVPEEYRKMFEEIRARVPNADKAVFSVHCHDDLGLAVANSLAGVAGGARQIECTINGLGERAGNAALEEVVMALRTRHDVLPYTCGVDPVYLTRASKLVAAVSSFDVQYNKAIVGKNAFAHESGIHQDGMLKNSETYEIMRPEDVGVKATSLVMGKHSGRHAFKEKLADLGYELGDNAFQEAFRRFKDLADRKKHVYDEDIEALVSDEMATGSEAIKMLSLTVIAGTGGPQKAIVTLDVNGQHITREETGDGPVDATFKAIRAIVPHDAVLRLYQVSAVTEGTDAQAEVSVRLEDNGRMVTAKAADTDTMAASARAYVSAINKLLNRQALGRQKTMATVG